One genomic segment of Deltaproteobacteria bacterium HGW-Deltaproteobacteria-18 includes these proteins:
- a CDS encoding rhomboid family intramembrane serine protease, with product MFPLRDNIPSRHRSYMMWTLVALNIAFFLGGLGLSDVQEFKLFHLFGVVPARYFDAQWAMFQGYPEGLLLPLGTHMFLHSGWLHLIVNMWTLWIFGDNVEDVMGPFKFLVFYLLCGLGALAVHMLTNSSSTIPVVGASGAIAGVMGAYFFLYPHAKVVTFLPILIIPFIFELPAVFYLGAWFMTQVLSGMLAPAGGGGVAWWAHIGGFVVGMLLLRFFRDDSRCYYCYRSETWKEWK from the coding sequence ATGTTTCCCCTGCGCGACAACATCCCTTCCAGGCATCGATCCTACATGATGTGGACTCTTGTGGCCCTGAACATCGCTTTTTTTCTGGGCGGGCTGGGCCTCAGCGACGTCCAGGAATTCAAGCTCTTTCATCTTTTCGGCGTGGTTCCGGCTCGCTATTTCGACGCCCAGTGGGCCATGTTTCAGGGCTATCCCGAGGGGTTGCTGCTGCCTCTTGGCACACACATGTTCCTGCATTCGGGATGGCTGCATCTCATCGTCAACATGTGGACCCTCTGGATTTTCGGTGACAACGTGGAAGACGTGATGGGCCCCTTCAAGTTTCTCGTTTTCTACCTGCTCTGCGGCCTTGGAGCGCTCGCGGTGCACATGCTCACCAACTCTTCTTCCACCATTCCCGTGGTCGGGGCCTCCGGGGCCATCGCCGGGGTAATGGGCGCCTATTTCTTTTTGTACCCCCATGCCAAGGTGGTCACCTTTTTGCCCATCCTGATCATCCCCTTCATCTTCGAGCTTCCGGCTGTTTTCTATCTGGGAGCCTGGTTCATGACCCAGGTCCTTTCCGGGATGCTGGCCCCGGCGGGCGGCGGGGGAGTGGCCTGGTGGGCCCACATTGGAGGGTTCGTGGTCGGCATGCTGCTGCTGCGTTTCTTCCGTGACGATTCGCGCTGCTATTATTGCTACCGTTCCGAAACCTGGAAGGAGTGGAAGTAG
- the coaE gene encoding dephospho-CoA kinase produces the protein MQEYVEKVGVADVGQRLDVFWQACLEEEGVARSRVQAWIKDGRARINGQVCSKAATRLMPGQTLTLAPEYADSTIVPDEGPLDVFFADDDLVVVNKNPAMTVHPAPSVAEPTLVHRVAHHFPVLLSQSGERPGIVHRLDKDTSGLIVLALSESARLNLTQAFASREVYKEYLALVAGVPEPTGIVNLSLGRHPSIKTRMAVVERGGRVAETRYEVLWSASDRSVSLLRVRIMTGRTHQIRVHLAALGHPLLGDAVYADKMTAARAPRQMLHAWQLRFEHPRGLEPLEFCAPPPEDFLQVLRGLCRERACIGLTGAVGSGKSTVRAVAEEMGVPVFCADRVVAGSYAKGGEGCAILEHHFGTRFTHPGGGVDKDLLLGALAESDSLRREVERLVHPLVRHALHAFRAAHDEDVILAEIPLLCEAGLAGEIDLLAVVYCPDSLRHDRLRGRGWSPERIAMVDAWQWPQQRKVGLAQLVVDNSGSLEELQTRAQALIRVVREMLHGHAEQCMDELQAIFENPDTMEEAG, from the coding sequence ATGCAGGAATACGTGGAAAAGGTTGGCGTCGCGGACGTCGGGCAGCGTCTGGATGTTTTCTGGCAGGCTTGCCTCGAGGAGGAGGGCGTGGCCAGAAGCCGCGTCCAGGCCTGGATCAAGGACGGGCGGGCGCGCATCAACGGGCAGGTCTGCAGCAAGGCGGCGACCCGGCTCATGCCCGGTCAGACCCTGACCTTGGCTCCCGAGTATGCTGATTCGACCATCGTTCCCGATGAAGGTCCGCTGGATGTCTTTTTCGCCGATGACGATCTGGTTGTGGTCAACAAGAACCCGGCCATGACCGTTCATCCGGCGCCTTCGGTGGCTGAACCGACCCTTGTGCATCGCGTTGCGCATCATTTTCCAGTCCTGCTGTCACAGTCCGGGGAACGTCCCGGGATCGTGCACCGACTGGACAAGGACACCTCCGGGCTCATCGTGCTGGCGTTGTCCGAATCGGCGCGCCTGAATCTGACTCAGGCCTTCGCCTCCCGTGAGGTCTACAAGGAATATCTGGCCCTTGTCGCCGGAGTGCCCGAGCCCACCGGAATCGTGAATCTTTCCCTGGGACGTCATCCGAGCATCAAGACGCGCATGGCCGTGGTCGAACGCGGCGGCCGCGTGGCGGAAACCCGGTATGAAGTGCTCTGGAGTGCATCGGACAGAAGTGTTTCATTGCTACGGGTGCGCATCATGACCGGGCGCACTCACCAGATCCGTGTGCATTTGGCCGCGCTGGGTCACCCCCTGCTGGGGGACGCGGTCTATGCCGACAAGATGACCGCCGCACGCGCTCCCCGGCAGATGCTGCATGCCTGGCAACTGCGTTTCGAACATCCCCGAGGTCTTGAGCCTCTTGAATTTTGCGCTCCTCCGCCGGAGGATTTTCTGCAGGTTCTGCGCGGGCTTTGCCGGGAGCGGGCCTGCATCGGCCTGACCGGCGCCGTGGGCAGCGGCAAGTCCACCGTGCGGGCGGTGGCCGAAGAGATGGGCGTGCCGGTTTTCTGTGCGGACCGGGTGGTGGCCGGGTCCTACGCCAAGGGAGGCGAGGGCTGCGCCATTCTGGAGCATCATTTCGGAACCCGTTTCACGCATCCCGGAGGCGGGGTGGACAAGGACCTGCTGCTGGGCGCCCTGGCCGAATCCGACAGCCTGCGCCGCGAGGTTGAACGACTGGTCCATCCTCTGGTGCGACATGCCCTGCACGCCTTTCGGGCCGCGCATGACGAGGACGTGATCCTGGCCGAGATCCCCCTGCTTTGCGAAGCCGGCCTTGCCGGAGAGATCGACCTGCTGGCGGTGGTGTATTGTCCTGACAGCCTGCGGCATGACAGGCTCCGGGGCCGGGGCTGGAGTCCGGAACGGATAGCCATGGTCGATGCCTGGCAATGGCCCCAGCAAAGAAAGGTGGGGTTGGCGCAGCTGGTGGTCGACAATTCCGGTTCCCTGGAGGAGCTTCAGACTCGTGCGCAGGCCCTGATCCGGGTCGTGCGCGAGATGCTGCACGGCCATGCCGAGCAGTGCATGGACGAGCTGCAGGCCATTTTTGAAAATCCGGACACCATGGAAGAGGCTGGTTGA
- a CDS encoding flagellar motor protein MotB has protein sequence MKVKKLVLLALLVAMFSASVAVAAESYVRKVDNFIILVDRSGSMDEKYVGTKDKKIVLAKALLERMNGMIPELGYMGGLNTAAPAGELQALEAYSNAGYGASLAKVPTLIGANPTPLGTGLAALEPALQSAVGRNAVIIVSDGQENLGEGSLKVAAALAEKYGVCFHTISFADTVNGNQALLDAITALKPCGVGASAAQLADDAALKQFVQDVFYEKSAADPCALDDDNDGVNNCIDKCPDTIKGLAVDAEGCPIADIVTLKINFDFDKSDIKPEYYQELADFASYMRQQQSFTVVEIAGHTDSVGSDAYNQKLSERRAKAVRDYMVNELGMDDKLFSAVGYGESKPIAGNDTEAGRAENRRILAELKGVFKKK, from the coding sequence ATGAAAGTTAAAAAATTGGTTCTTCTGGCCTTGCTCGTGGCCATGTTTTCCGCCTCCGTGGCGGTAGCCGCAGAGAGTTACGTACGTAAGGTCGACAACTTCATCATTCTGGTGGACCGCTCCGGTTCCATGGATGAAAAGTATGTTGGCACAAAGGACAAGAAAATCGTTTTGGCCAAGGCCCTGCTCGAGCGCATGAACGGCATGATTCCCGAACTTGGGTACATGGGCGGCCTGAACACTGCCGCTCCGGCGGGTGAACTCCAGGCGCTGGAAGCATATTCCAATGCCGGCTACGGTGCTTCCCTCGCCAAGGTTCCGACGCTGATTGGCGCCAATCCCACCCCGCTTGGAACCGGCTTGGCCGCTCTTGAGCCCGCCCTGCAGAGCGCAGTGGGCCGCAATGCAGTCATCATCGTGTCCGACGGCCAGGAAAACCTCGGTGAAGGCTCCTTGAAGGTTGCCGCCGCCCTGGCTGAAAAATACGGCGTGTGTTTCCACACCATCAGCTTTGCCGACACCGTCAACGGCAACCAGGCCCTGCTTGACGCCATCACCGCTCTGAAGCCTTGCGGTGTTGGAGCTTCCGCTGCCCAGTTGGCCGATGACGCCGCTTTGAAGCAGTTCGTACAGGACGTGTTCTATGAAAAGTCCGCTGCTGATCCTTGTGCACTGGACGACGATAACGACGGCGTAAACAACTGCATCGACAAGTGCCCCGACACCATCAAGGGTCTGGCCGTTGACGCCGAAGGTTGCCCCATTGCCGATATCGTGACCCTCAAGATCAACTTTGACTTCGACAAGTCCGACATCAAGCCCGAGTACTATCAGGAACTGGCCGATTTCGCTTCCTACATGAGACAGCAGCAGTCCTTCACTGTTGTTGAGATTGCCGGTCACACTGACTCCGTCGGTAGCGATGCATACAACCAGAAGCTGTCCGAGCGTCGCGCCAAGGCCGTTCGCGACTACATGGTCAACGAACTCGGCATGGACGACAAGCTGTTCTCCGCTGTTGGTTACGGCGAGAGCAAGCCCATTGCCGGCAACGACACCGAAGCAGGTCGCGCCGAAAACCGTCGCATCCTCGCCGAGCTGAAAGGCGTCTTCAAGAAGAAATAG
- a CDS encoding DNA polymerase IV, whose protein sequence is MEKLFKDAPDFRRVILHLDMDAFFTSVEQADDPRLQGKPVVIGQSLRGVASAASYEARKYGIKSAMPIVQAKKLCPHAVFLPGRMSRYREVSGQIMGIMRALCPVVEQASVDEAYADISGTLRIFGLPENIARRLKAEILSVTNLTCSVGIAPNKFLAKIASDWNKPDGLTSIRPADVPAFLHDLSLGKIPGVGKHFQEELHRIGVTTIPHVLAQPRAYWSETMGKRGAFLHDRALGLDDSPVVPGNDPKSCSAENTLDRDTLDRTLLERWLLIQAERIGRELRGLGKKGLTVTLKIKFQDFSSITRSRTLPRPTDITTEILQAARQLLAAEKLTQPVRLIGTGVSNFRFVQAELPLMPNEGRKRSQKLDQAMDRIRDKFGNTSILRAEAAVREVEAIDDLLSQKNRTLNGQ, encoded by the coding sequence ATGGAAAAACTTTTCAAGGATGCCCCGGACTTCAGGCGAGTCATTTTGCACCTGGACATGGACGCTTTCTTTACCTCCGTGGAACAGGCCGACGATCCCCGGTTGCAAGGAAAGCCTGTTGTGATCGGACAATCCCTGCGTGGAGTGGCGTCGGCTGCGTCATACGAAGCAAGGAAATACGGCATCAAATCCGCCATGCCCATCGTACAGGCAAAAAAACTCTGTCCCCACGCAGTGTTTCTGCCCGGACGCATGTCCCGCTACCGAGAAGTCTCGGGACAGATCATGGGCATAATGCGTGCACTGTGTCCCGTGGTCGAGCAGGCTTCCGTCGACGAGGCGTATGCGGACATAAGCGGTACGCTGCGAATCTTCGGTCTTCCCGAAAACATCGCCCGGCGACTGAAGGCCGAGATTCTGTCAGTCACCAATCTGACCTGTTCCGTGGGCATCGCCCCCAACAAGTTTCTCGCCAAGATCGCTTCGGACTGGAACAAGCCGGACGGCCTGACCAGCATTCGCCCCGCCGACGTTCCCGCATTCCTGCACGACCTCTCGCTGGGCAAGATTCCCGGAGTTGGCAAGCATTTTCAGGAGGAGCTGCACCGAATCGGTGTGACTACGATCCCTCACGTGCTGGCGCAGCCCCGGGCATACTGGAGCGAGACCATGGGCAAGCGCGGAGCGTTCCTGCACGACAGGGCCCTTGGACTCGATGATTCGCCAGTTGTTCCAGGGAACGATCCCAAGTCCTGCAGCGCGGAAAACACGCTGGACCGCGACACGCTGGACCGGACCCTGCTTGAGCGGTGGTTGCTGATCCAGGCCGAACGCATCGGGCGGGAGCTTCGCGGCCTCGGCAAGAAAGGGCTGACAGTGACTCTCAAGATCAAGTTCCAGGATTTCTCTTCCATCACGCGCAGCAGGACCCTGCCCAGACCCACGGACATCACCACGGAAATCCTCCAGGCCGCGCGCCAACTCCTCGCAGCCGAAAAACTCACCCAACCCGTACGTCTCATCGGCACCGGGGTTTCCAATTTCCGCTTCGTGCAGGCCGAACTCCCGCTGATGCCCAACGAGGGCCGCAAACGCAGTCAAAAGCTGGACCAGGCCATGGATCGCATCCGGGACAAATTCGGAAACACGAGCATCCTGCGCGCCGAGGCCGCCGTCAGGGAAGTCGAAGCCATCGATGACCTTTTGTCCCAAAAAAACCGCACTTTGAACGGACAATAA
- a CDS encoding amidinotransferase: MFSHAITRIPGSDYPKGLTTSALAAPDLELALQQHGAYVRCLESLGLTAQVLPAAPGFPDACFVEDTAVVTREIAVISRPGAPSRQGETESMTGPLSTHRPLAHIEAPGTLDGGDILQVAKRFFIGVSDRTNEEGARQLAAILAAYGYQSSIIKVAAGLHLKSSLNFVGENTMLVTRDFAGHTAISDFRQIICPEGEEYAANTLLVNGTLIMPTGYPRTRGLLEPLGLPIVELDTSEYRKMDGGLTCLSLRLQSPVS, from the coding sequence ATGTTCTCTCATGCCATCACCCGCATTCCCGGCTCTGATTACCCCAAAGGCCTGACCACCTCCGCGCTGGCCGCCCCCGACCTTGAACTGGCGCTCCAGCAGCACGGCGCATACGTGCGCTGCCTTGAATCGCTGGGACTGACCGCTCAAGTCCTGCCCGCCGCCCCCGGCTTTCCCGACGCCTGCTTTGTCGAGGACACCGCCGTGGTCACGCGCGAGATCGCAGTCATATCGCGGCCAGGGGCGCCTTCACGCCAAGGCGAGACCGAGTCCATGACCGGGCCCCTGTCCACTCACCGCCCCCTGGCTCACATCGAAGCCCCGGGCACCCTCGACGGCGGAGACATCCTGCAGGTCGCAAAGCGCTTCTTCATCGGCGTCTCCGACCGCACCAACGAAGAAGGCGCGCGCCAGCTGGCCGCCATACTGGCCGCCTACGGCTACCAGAGCAGCATCATCAAGGTCGCGGCAGGCCTGCACCTCAAGTCCAGTCTCAACTTCGTGGGCGAGAACACCATGCTCGTCACCCGGGACTTCGCCGGACATACGGCCATATCGGACTTCAGGCAGATCATCTGCCCCGAAGGCGAGGAATACGCTGCCAACACGCTGCTCGTGAACGGCACCCTGATCATGCCCACGGGCTATCCCCGGACCAGAGGCCTGCTCGAACCCCTGGGTCTGCCTATCGTGGAACTGGACACCAGTGAATACCGCAAGATGGACGGCGGGCTGACCTGCCTGTCGTTGCGTCTCCAAAGCCCTGTTTCTTGA
- a CDS encoding amino acid ABC transporter substrate-binding protein — translation MRFMTKIVLALLLVAFAAMPVMAADHELAQKSTLNEILKRGELRVGLDAGYMPFEMTDKKGEIVGFDVDMAKEMAKAMGVKLTIVNTDYDGIIPALMADKFDIIISGMTVNQERNLQINFADPYIVVGQAILLNKKHEGTVASYKDLNDPKYTVVSRIGTTGEQAAKRMIPKAQYKSFEKESDGAMEVVNGQADAFVYDLPFNVVFMAQQGGSNLVLLDKPFTYEPLGFGVKKGDPDFLNWLDNFLTQIKNDGRFDRIYDKWIKGTEWLKDIQ, via the coding sequence ATGCGTTTTATGACGAAGATTGTTTTGGCCCTGCTCCTGGTCGCGTTTGCGGCCATGCCTGTCATGGCCGCGGATCACGAACTCGCCCAGAAATCCACCCTGAACGAAATCCTGAAGCGCGGCGAGCTGCGTGTCGGCCTCGACGCCGGCTACATGCCCTTCGAGATGACGGACAAAAAGGGCGAGATCGTCGGCTTCGACGTGGACATGGCCAAGGAAATGGCCAAGGCCATGGGCGTCAAGCTGACCATCGTCAACACCGACTATGACGGCATCATCCCCGCGCTGATGGCCGACAAGTTCGACATCATCATCAGCGGCATGACCGTGAACCAGGAACGCAACCTGCAGATCAATTTCGCCGATCCGTACATCGTTGTCGGCCAGGCCATCCTGCTGAACAAGAAGCATGAAGGCACGGTCGCCTCCTACAAGGACCTGAACGATCCCAAGTACACCGTGGTCTCCCGCATCGGCACCACCGGGGAACAGGCCGCCAAGCGCATGATTCCCAAAGCCCAGTACAAGAGCTTCGAAAAGGAATCCGACGGCGCCATGGAAGTGGTCAACGGCCAGGCCGACGCCTTCGTCTACGACCTGCCCTTCAACGTGGTATTCATGGCCCAGCAGGGCGGCAGCAACCTGGTCCTGCTGGACAAGCCCTTCACCTATGAGCCCCTGGGCTTCGGCGTGAAGAAGGGCGACCCCGACTTTTTGAACTGGCTGGACAACTTCCTGACCCAGATCAAGAACGACGGCCGCTTCGACCGTATCTACGACAAATGGATCAAGGGCACCGAGTGGCTCAAGGACATCCAGTAA
- a CDS encoding ABC transporter permease, with amino-acid sequence MATYTGLDRPKSKFYYQFWSFAFVIGLCSAMALLYYSTKKVEYTWRWNRVPQYFIYDDKVNIRAEMEGTITSITESGENVLVTVQGDDGEESHTLPKTSLLLAQGDYVYAGDNIGFYTQTKPGILIEGLLLTLEVSALAIVFGILLGLFTGLARISDNPALRWSAIAYIELIRGSPLLVQIFLWYFVVGTVINSMMSQYGIGQIPPLWFGVMALAIFTGAYTAEIVRAGIQSVHRGQMEAARSLGMTYNKAMRKVILPQAFRRILPPLAGQFISLVKDSSLLGVISIRELTKASREVVSSSLQPFEIWIVCAILYLVLTFTLSMFVQYLERKAI; translated from the coding sequence ATGGCCACCTACACCGGACTCGATCGGCCCAAAAGCAAGTTTTATTACCAATTCTGGAGTTTCGCCTTCGTGATCGGGCTCTGCAGCGCCATGGCCCTGCTCTATTACTCCACGAAAAAAGTGGAGTACACGTGGAGATGGAACCGCGTGCCCCAATATTTCATCTACGATGACAAGGTGAACATCCGCGCGGAGATGGAAGGAACCATAACCTCCATAACGGAGTCCGGCGAGAACGTGCTCGTGACGGTACAGGGCGATGATGGGGAGGAGAGCCACACCCTGCCCAAGACCTCGCTGCTGCTGGCTCAGGGCGACTATGTCTACGCGGGCGACAACATCGGTTTCTACACCCAGACCAAGCCCGGCATCCTTATCGAAGGGTTGCTGCTGACTCTCGAGGTCAGCGCCCTGGCAATTGTCTTCGGCATCCTGCTCGGCCTGTTCACGGGCCTGGCCCGCATATCCGACAACCCGGCCCTGCGCTGGAGCGCCATCGCCTACATCGAACTCATCCGCGGCTCACCGCTGCTGGTGCAGATATTTCTCTGGTACTTCGTGGTCGGCACGGTCATCAACAGCATGATGTCCCAATACGGGATCGGACAAATCCCGCCGCTCTGGTTCGGCGTCATGGCACTGGCCATCTTCACCGGCGCCTACACCGCCGAGATCGTGCGCGCGGGCATCCAGTCCGTGCACCGCGGCCAGATGGAGGCCGCGCGCTCGCTCGGGATGACCTACAACAAGGCCATGCGCAAGGTCATCCTGCCGCAGGCCTTCCGCCGCATACTGCCGCCCCTGGCCGGACAGTTCATCAGTCTGGTCAAGGACTCCTCGCTGCTTGGCGTCATCTCCATCCGCGAACTGACCAAGGCCTCCCGCGAGGTGGTCTCCTCGTCCCTGCAGCCCTTCGAAATCTGGATCGTGTGCGCCATCCTGTACCTGGTCCTGACCTTTACCCTGTCCATGTTCGTGCAGTATCTCGAACGCAAGGCCATCTAG
- a CDS encoding peptide ABC transporter ATP-binding protein: MHKPPIIDVQSIDKFFYTPERLQALNRVSCTVAHGEVVVIIGPSGSGKSTFLRCLNRLEYADTGHIIIDGVDILDPKCDINAIRAEVGMVFQSFNLFPHKTVLENLTMAQMTVRGRSKKEAEAKGMALLEKVGIAEKFAARPEQLSGGQQQRVAIARSLAMDPKIMLFDEPTSALDPEMVGEVLDVMKNLAREGMTMVVVTHEMGFAREVADRVLFMDKGEILEQGAPEHFFTAPTLERTKEFLGQIL; this comes from the coding sequence ATGCACAAGCCGCCCATCATCGACGTTCAAAGCATCGACAAGTTCTTCTATACCCCGGAACGCCTGCAGGCGCTGAACCGGGTATCCTGCACCGTGGCGCACGGCGAGGTCGTGGTCATCATCGGACCGTCCGGTTCCGGAAAATCGACCTTCCTGCGCTGCCTGAATCGGCTGGAATACGCAGACACCGGCCACATCATCATCGACGGCGTGGACATTCTCGATCCCAAATGCGATATCAACGCAATTCGCGCCGAGGTTGGCATGGTCTTCCAGTCCTTCAACCTCTTCCCGCACAAGACGGTGCTGGAAAACCTGACCATGGCCCAGATGACGGTCCGCGGACGTTCCAAAAAGGAGGCCGAGGCCAAGGGCATGGCGCTTCTCGAAAAGGTCGGCATCGCCGAGAAATTCGCGGCCCGGCCCGAACAGCTTTCTGGCGGCCAGCAGCAGCGCGTGGCCATCGCGCGTTCCCTGGCCATGGACCCAAAGATCATGCTCTTCGACGAACCCACTTCCGCGCTCGATCCGGAAATGGTCGGCGAGGTTCTTGACGTCATGAAGAACCTGGCCCGCGAAGGCATGACCATGGTCGTGGTCACCCACGAAATGGGCTTTGCGCGCGAGGTGGCGGATAGGGTCCTCTTCATGGACAAAGGCGAAATTCTGGAACAGGGCGCGCCCGAACATTTCTTCACCGCGCCCACCCTGGAACGAACCAAGGAGTTTTTGGGGCAAATTCTCTGA